AATGATAATTTGCGGGAAATTGCAGATTTTAGATTGTGTTTTTCAAAAATGACATTTCCACATCAGCTTATGCGGTTAATTTTGTCAGAGCAAATATATAGATGGATTTCAATTAATAATAATATAAAATATCATAAATAATGGAGGGAAGTTATGTATTCTGCTGGGGAAGAATTTGAAAAAACTAATAGCGAAGGGGATGTTGAAGAATATACGTGTCTTTCAAATATTACGGTAGGAGATAAGGAATATTTAGTTTGTGATAGTGAAACTGGGGAAAAGAAGGTTTTTTACTATGACAGTATTGAAGAGGAACTGTATGATTTAGATGAAGATGAGGAAGATCAGGTTCTGGAAATATGGAACGATGAATATTACGGTTCTGACAAGGATTATATGTACTGGAACGAAGATTTTGGCGAGTATGATAAAAATGAGAATGTAGATGGAGAATTTGATGAAAGTAATTTTGATCCATTGAATGATGATGAAAATGAATTTTTTGAGAATGAAGAAGAAGCTGATGATGAAGATTTGTCAGAATTTTTAGATGATTTTTTAGATGATGAAAATGAATAGGTTTATTTTATAATTTTCAATTCTCTAAAATAATAAAAAAAATAAAAAATAAGGAATAAAATGAAAATAAAAATAAAAAGTCTGGATAATTTTAATCAGAATTATGAAAAATTATTTGAGCTGAAAAAAGTATTGGAACAGGAAGAAAAAAAAGAATATCATTATAGTGATGAGTATGGAAACTGTAAAATCATTGATAAAGGTAATTCCATTGAAATTTACCGATATGGTGAAATCAATTCCAGACAAATTTTTCAAAGTGATAAAAATACGCCATTTATTTATATTACAAAACAGTTTCGAGGGAAATACAAAATTTTTACAAAAAAAATTAAAAAAGAAAATGGAAAAATGATGCTGGAATATGATATAATACATAATAATGAAGTGATAAACAGTATAAATTTAGAATTTCAATTTATTAAATAGTGCAAGAACGCTCGCGACTTTAGTCGTGGGAGGTTCAGAAAAAAAGCAGAAAGGAAAAAGTGAATGAGTAATCAAAACCAGAATGATAATGGTATTATAAAAGAAAAATTGAAAAAAGTAGCAGAACTAGAGGAAATTGGAATAGAACCTTACGGAAGAAAATATGAAAAAGTGAATGATATTGCTGAAATAAATCAATATGACGAAACTTGCGATAAAGTATTTAAAACAGCAGGAAGAATCATCGCTTTTAGAAGAATGGGTAAAAACGGATTTGGTAAGATTCAAGATCCAACTGGTCAAATTCAATATTATGTGAAAAAAGAAGAAGTTGGAGAAGATCAATATGAAATTTATAAAAAAATGGGACTTGGAGATTTTATTGGGCTTGAAGGACATTTATTTAGAACTAAGACTGGGGAATTAACTTTGAGAGTAGATTCTTTTGAAGTATTATCTAAAAATGTTCGTCCACTTCCAGAAAAATTCCATGGATTAACTAACGTTGAAACTAGATATAGACAAAGATACGTTGACTTGGTAATGAATAGAGAAGTTATGGAAACTATGAAAAAAAGATTCCAAGTTATTAGATTTTTTAGAAGCTATTTAGAAAAAAAAGGATTTACGGAAGTTGAAACTCCAATGATGCACCCAATCGCAGGTGGAGCAACTGCAAGACCATTTGTTACGCACCACAATGCATTAGATATGGAATTATTCTTAAGAATCGCACCTGAATTATACTTAAAAAGATTATTAGTTGGTGGATTTGAAAAAGTATTTGAAATTAATAGAAGTTTTAGAAATGAAGGAATTTCTGTAAAACATAATCCTGAATTTACAATGATGGAATTGTACCAAGCGTACGCTGATTTTAATGATATGATGGACTTAACAGAAGACTTAATTTCTAGTTTGACTTTCGAGTTACATGGAAAATATGAAATTGAATATGAAGATAAAACTATTAATTTAGCTAAACCTTGGAGAAGAGTAACAATGAAAGAAGCTGTAAAAGAAGCAACTGGATTTGATTTTGATTCAATTTCAAGTGATGAAGAAGCTGTTGAAAAAGCGAAAGAATTTGGAATTCCTTTAGAAAAAGATAAAACTTATACAAAATTTGGAATTTTAAATTTATTCTTTGAAGAAAAAGTGGAAGAAACATTGATTAATCCAACATTCATAACAGAATATCCAAAAGAAATTTCTCCACTTTCAAAAAATCAAAAAGGTGAAACTGAATGGGTTGACAGATTTGAATTATTCATTTCAGGAAGAGAATTTGCAAACGCATATTCAGAATTAAACGATCCAAGAGATCAAAAAGAAAGATTCGAAGAACAAGTTAAATTGAAAGAAGCAGGAGACGATGAAGCACAAGGAATGGATTTAGATTACATTAGAGCCTTAGAATATGGAATGCCACCTGCAGGAGGATTAGGAATTGGAATTGATAGATTAGTTATGTTACAAACTAATTCAGCATCAATCAGAGACGTAATCTTGTTCCCAACATTAAGAAAAGAAGACATCGAATTATAATTTTTCAAATTAATTTATTAATCAAAAAATAAAATATAATCATGAAATTAGTTGTGAAAATCTAGAAAAATAGGCAATCTCTGAAGCAGAGAGTGTCTATTTTTTTATAAAAATTTTAAAAAATGAGAAAAAATTAAAAGTTCTCATTTTTCTTTAATCTTTATATGATACTATTATAATGTAACAAAGGAACAGCAATTACAAATACAAAAATGCAAAGGAGGATTATGAAAAATAAATTCTTAAAAGTAGCATTGTTAGGTTGTTTGGTATTAGGTTCTTTGAGTTTTGCTGGAAGTAAAGATTATAAAAAATCAAATTTCAACCATAAAAAAAGTTCTTATAAAAGATCAAAAATAACCCCAGCAAGAGCTAAACAAATAGCATTAGCAAAAGTTCCAGGTGCAACATTGAGAAATATTAAGGATTTTGAATTTGATGAAGATTCTTATGAAGGAGAAATTCATTACAGAGGTTACACTTATGAATTTGAAATCGATGCGTATACTGGAAGAATTACAGATTGGGACGTAGATAGAGATTAGGAAATAAAGAGTTTTATGAAGAAAAGGTCAAAGGTAAAAAGGAGTAAAGGTTACACAGGAATTTGTATACAAAAATGAAGTAACAAAAGTAAAAAGGATAGGATTTTTGGTTGAATCCGAATTATGAAGAAAAAAGTTTTTTAAAGTTAAGTCGATATCGATAAAAAAAGGAGTTTAGAAGGCATTATTGCCCTAAAAGAAAAAAGTTATTTATAGATAATTAGGTAGAAAAAAGGATAAAGTCTAAAGAAAATTAGATGTGTTTTGAAGAAAAAGGTCGTTATGTATAGAAAAAAGTCGGGAAGTTAAAGTACAGAGGTTTTGTTTTAAGGAGAAATTGGGAAAAAGGTTGAGAAGAAATATAGTTTTGAAAGAAGTTATTTTGTAAGTCAGATGTTTTGCAAAATGCTTCTTTTTTAGTTATAGCAGTTACTATGGGAAAAATAAAAATAATAAAAAGGTGCTATGAAAACACCTTCTTAAATTTTTTGGAGAGAAAATCAACTTGTGAAAATTGATTTATCTTAGTTATATATAAATATAGCTAAAATCATATTTATTTGTCTTTTGTGAATAATTATTTTTTTTAAATATTTTCACAGACATAGTTTTATTATAATTCTTAATTTATTAAAATTCCTTTTGGATTTGTTCAACCCATGCGTCAATTCTTTCATCTGTCAATTCAGATTGATTAACTTCATCTAGAGCAAGTCCCAAAAATTCTCCATCTTTTGCTGCTCTTGATTCGCTGAATTCATATCCTTCTGTTGAAGTTTTTCCAATGATTGTTGCACCAGTTTTTTGAATTTCTTCATCAATGATGGCAATTCCATCCATAAATGTATCAGAGAAAGTTCCTTGATCCCCACTTCCGAAATATCCTACTTTTTTACCGCTTAAATCTTTGCTTGCCAAATCATCAAGAACTGCTGCCCAGTCATCTTGCAAGTCTCCAAATCCCCAAGTAGAAGTACCTAAAAGAAGTACATCATAATCTTCCAATTTATCCTCATTTCCATCAATATTAAAAACTTCTGCTCCATCAATTTTTTCTGCAATTTTATGAGCAATATCTTCAGTTACTCCTGTTGTTGATCCGAAAAAAATTCCTACTTTTGCCATTTTAATCCTCCATGTTTATTAGTTTAGTTTTAAATATGCTTTTGCACATTTGTATGTTTTTGCATTTCTGGATAATCCTATCCTAATTTTTATTTCAAATCAAAGAAATGAAGTAAATTTTTCATATAGAAAATATACCATATTTTACTTTGATTGTCAAATTTTTTTGTATTTGAATATTTTAATAAATAATATAAAAAAACTGTAAAAAATCTGTTAAATATGCCACATATAGTAGTCTTCCTCTGTTTTTGGAATGATTCTAGCTGGAATCCCTACTGCTACTGCATTATCTGGAACATCCTTTAAAACAACTGAATTTGCTCCAATTTTCACATTATTTCCAATCACAATATTTCCTAGCAGTTTTGCTCCTGTTCCAACTGTGACGTTATTTTTTAATGTGGGATGTCTCTTAGTTTTGGAAGAGCTTACTCCGCCTAGAGTTACACCATGATAGATGACGCAGTTATCGCCTATTTCAGCAGTTTCTCCAACTACGATTCCCATTCCGTGGTCAAAAAATACTTTTTTTCCTAATTTTGCTCCTGGATGAATTTCTATTCCTGTAAAAAATCGTGAAATTTGAGAAATCAGCCGTGCACAAAAATATAATTTATGCTTTTGAAAAAAGTGGGCAATCTTGTGATTAATAACTGCATGTAGAGACGGATAGAGAAAAACTTCTATTTTATATCTGACAGCTGGATCTTTTTCCGCTATATTATTTATTTCACTTACTAACCATTTAAAAATAATAATCACACTCCTTAAAATTTATATTTGAATTATATAATAAAACTGTTTTAAAAACAACATTTTATTGCATATTTTACTTTTTTGTTAAATTTATAAAGGTTAAATAGTGTATAATATCTGAGTTCGGCTCTAAAGCAGTTTTACTATAATTCTATTTCATAAAAGTATGAAAATATGAAAACAGGCAATTCATCCCGTTATTTTATGTAAAAGTCAGAGAATCCTTGCCCAAGTTAGTTAAGTTTTATTAATTATAAACTGTTTCTGAATGCTTCAATTGATAAGTATTTTTCTCCACCATCTGGTAAAATTGCTACAACTTTTTTACCTTTTCCTAATTTTTTAGCTACTTCATAAGCTGCTGCAATTGCACTTCCAGAAGAAATTCCGATAAATAGTCCGTTTTCCTTTGAAGCTCTTGTCGCAAATTCTACCGCTTGTTCATTAGTTACCTTTATAATTTCATCTACAAGGCTGGCATCATAGTTTCCAGGTACAAATCCTGCTCCAAGTCCTTGTTGGAAGTGTTTTCCAGGTTGTTCTCCTGATAATACTGCAGAAGTTGCAGGTTCAACGGCAAATACTTTAACTCCTGGTCTTTCTTCCTTTAATCTTTTTCCAACTCCTGATAAAGTTCCAGCAGTTCCAACTCCTGATACGAATGCATCGATTTGAGGGAAATCATCTAAGATTTCTTTTGCAGTTGTTTCGTAGTGTTTTGCAGGGTTTGCAGGATTTTCAAATTGTTGAGGCAAGAAATATCCGTTTTCAGCTGCTAGTTTTTCAGCTTCAGCAATTGCCCCTTTCATACCTTTTGCCCCTTCAGTTAATATTAATTCAGCTCCATAGGCTGCTAAAATACTTCTTCTTTCCACGCTCATTGAATCAGGCATTACAATTACCACTTTATAACCTTTTGCTTTACCGATTAATGCAAGTGCGATACCAGTATTTCCAGAAGTAGGTTCAACAATTGTTCCACCTGGTTTCAATTTTCCTTCTTTTTCAGCTGCTTCTATCATTCCAAGAGCCGCTCTATCCTTTACACTTCCACCAATATTATATTTTTCAAGTTTTACATAAATATCAGCGATATTTTCATCATTTAAGAATTTTAATTTCACCACAGGCGTATTTCCAATTAAGTCTAAGATATTTTCGTAAATCATTATAAATTACCTCCATATTTAAATATATTTATTTTTTGTTTTATTAATTTGTATCTACAATTATTATAGCACTAATTCTTTTTAAAATCAATAGAAAAATATAAATATTTTAAAAATTTTCACTTAATTCAAAATTTTTTAGGTTATATTTATAAACAATAATTATCTAAATAAATAAGTAATATCAAATTTACAAGTTCATATCATCAACATTATCCAAATATTCCTTAATTTTTGGAATTACAAAAGCCAATGTCCCTTCTTCAAACGGATTTTTCAAATTAGCTGATTTCATAAGTTCAAAGAATGGCTTGCTTCCTCCAAGTTTACATAAATTCAAATAATCTTGCCATGCTTTTTCTCTGTTTTCTCTTGATTTTATCCAGAATTGGAAGGCACATACTTGAGCTAGAGTGTAGTCGATGTAGTAAAATGGCGAACTGAAAATATGCCCTTGTCTAAACCAGAAAATTCCATTTTTTAATTCTTCGACTTCTCCGTAATCTCTTGTTGGTAAATATTTTTTTTCTATTTCAATCCATTTTTCACGACGTTCTTTTGGCGTAACTTCTGGATTTTCATACACCCAGTGCTGAAATTCATCGACAGTTACTCCGTAAGGAATAAATAAAAGAGCTTCTGATAAATGAATAAATTTATATTTATCAGTATCATTTTCAAAAAACAAGTCCATCCACGGCCAAGTTAAAAATTCCATGCTCATCGAATGAATTTCACAAGCCTCATAAGATGGCCATAAGTATTCAGGCACTTCAAATCCACGGCTTTGGTAAACTTGGAAAGCATGTCCGGCTTCATGCGTCAAAACATCAATATCGTGTGAAGTTCCATTAAAATTGGCAAAAATAAATGGTGCCTTGTGTTCTGGAATATAAGTGCAGTATCCGCCGCTCATTTTCCCCTTTTTAGAAAGCAAGTCAAGCAAATTGTTTTCAGTCATAAATGTAAAAAATTCATCAGTTTCTTTCGATAATTCCTTATACATTGTCTTCCCATTATTTAAAATCCATTCAGGCGACCCATGCGGATCAGCATTTCCAGAATTAAATTTTATAGCTTCATCATAAAATTTAAGTTTGTCCAATCCAAGTCTTTTCCCTTGTCTTTCACGAAGTTCGGTATGTAGCGGCACAATATTTTCAAGCACTTGCTTTCTGTAGCCTTCTACCATTTTTGCATCATATTCAAGTCTTGACAGTTGTTTATATCCAAATTCCACAAAATTTTTATATCCCATCTTTTGAGCCATTCTAGTTCTGACTTTTACAAGCGAATCATAAATGTTATCAAATTCATCTTGATTTTCAGCAAAAAACTGAGCAACTTTTTTAGCCGCTTCAATTCTTACATTTCTGTCCTTTGACTGTGTGTAGGGAACCATTTGTGACAAATTAAGCTCTTTTCCATCAAAATCTATTTTTGCACTTGCAATTAATTTTGAATATTTACTAGATAATCTGTTTTCTTCTTGAGCATCTGGGATAATTTCAGGTGAAAATGTTTTCAATGTATTTTCTGCCAAATCAAATAAAAATTTTCCATATTTTTTAACAAGTTCATCTTTAAATTTTGAATTTACAAGAGCCTTATAAAAGTCATTCGTAAACCCAAAAAGAATAGGGCTGATTTCATCCATATACTCATTTTCCTTATCATAAAACTCATCATTTGTGTCAATGCTATGGCGAACCGAAACAAGTGTCTGCATAGTTTCAATATGATTTCTCAGTTTTATAATTTCATCAAATGCAGTAATCTGTCCTTCCACATTTTCAGCCTTTTCAAAACTTTCTATAAGCTCCGAAAAAATTTTTTTTATTTTTTCCAAATCCAAATGTTCGTATTTGTATTCATTAAATTTCATATTTTATATTCTCCCTTCAGTTTTTTTCTGATTTAATTATATCATAAAAAAATGGAAATTAAGTATATTTTTATATTTTCAGTTTCAAAGATTTACTCTATGATTCTCAAACATCAAATTTATATATTTTTTGATAATTTATTGTTATAGTTTAAATTTTTTTTAAACTTAATTTTTAAAGTTGTATTACTATAGTTTAAGTTTTATGTTCAGGAGGGCAAAATGAGAACAATGAATAAAAATATGAGTATATCTAAATGTATGGATATTTGGCTAAAAAATGAGCATAATTATATAAAGGAATCAACTTATTTTCTTTATTTGACAATTATTGAAAATCATTTGAAAACGTATTTTAAAAAAAGAAAGGTTAGTACAATTTCAAATAAGGATTTTCAGTCTTTCGTTTTAGACAAGTTAAGTTGCGGAAGACTGGATGGCAGAGGAGGGCTGTCAAAAAAAACTGTAAAAGATATGACAGTTGTGTTAAAGTCTGTGCTGACATTTGCGATGAAGCATAAAATTATAGACAGGATGGAATTTGAATTTAAAATTCCTAAGAAAGAGAAAACTAAAGAAGTTGAAGTGTTTAATTTTGAAGAGAGAAGAAAAATTTGCAAGTATGTGAAAAATAATCTGTGTAATCAGACACTAGGAATACTTATTTGTATATGCACTGGGCTTAGAATAGGAGAAATATGTGCATTAAAGTGGGAGGATGTGGATTTAAAGACAGAAGTCATTAATATCAATCATACGATTCAAAGAATATATATCAGTACAGCTAAAAAGAGCAAAGTCATCATTTCTTCACCAAAAACAGAAAGCTCAAGACGTAAAATTCCTATTGCCTCTGAATTAGTGCCTTTATTGCAGCAGTTTAAATCTAATAGTGATTTTTACGTTATTTCTGGCGAGAAAAAATATATTGAGCCAAGGACCTATAGAAAATTTTTCAAGAAGATGTTAAATATTTTAAAAATTTCAAAGCTGAAATTTCATTCGCTAAGACACACTTTTGCAACGCAGGCTATTGAAAATGGCATAGATTACAAGACTGTATCTGAAATTTTAGGACATGCCTCTATTGGAATAACTTTAAATTTATATGTTCATCCTGATTTAAAGCACAAAAAAGAATGTCTGAACAAAATTTTTAATAATTTGGCAAAATAATTTTAAAATCCAATTTATGAAAATGGTTAAATAAAAAAATTAATTAAAATAAAAAATAAAACTAAGACTTGTAGCAGTACAGCTTTAAATAATGGTAAAATTATTTTTATTTGTTAATTCAAAAAATTTTTTTAAAGGTTGGTTTACTTGAATTTGGGAATAAAATGTGATATACTCATACTGTAATTATTTGTAAATTATAGCAGTTTTATTTTGAATAAAAAGGTAAAAAAAATATTAAAAATTTTATAAAGGAAGCAAGGTATTATTGCTCCTGTTTTAAGGTAAAATTACTATAATGCCGAGATACTTGTGGTTTATTGCCGTAATTTTAGATCAACGGCTGTTAAGTGAGGATGAACTATGAAATTAAATAAAGATATTCGGATACGTATACTTTATATACTTATTTTATATGTTATTTACAGTTTTTTACTAGATAAATATAATTATGTAGCAAAGTATCTGACCAATTTTATATTTATCCTGTTCATATTTATAAAATTTATATTCGGACAGCTTGATTTTTATGCAGAACGTTTTAGATATAAGGACGTATTTATAACATTGGGAATTGATGTGATATTTTCAGTTGTGCTATATGCTTTCTGGAAGCAGTTTAATATTTTTTATATCTATTTGTTAATTTTTTTATTCCAAGTAATTTTCAGAAAAATAGTATGCTCCATTTATATGAAAAAGCAAAATGTGCTGATATTTGGTTCAAATCATATAAGAAATAATGTTCAGGAAGATATTATCAATACTCTTGACTACAATTATGTTGGATACATTTCAAACAATAAAAGCGGGGCAACAAAATATTTAATTGGAAATTATGATCAGATGGAAGAAATTATATCTAAAAAGGAAATTGATGTATTGGTAATTGTAAAGGATATAAAAAGTCCTGATTTTAAAAAATATTTGAAGCGAATTTTTGATTTGAAGATTAACGGACTGAAAATAATAAATTATGAAGAATTTAACGAAGATATTCAAAAAAAAATAGATATAAATCAGATAAATGAAGAATGGCTTTTACAGTCAAATGGATTTGATATTTTAAGTAACGAGATGCAGAAAAATATGAAACGTGGAATGGATTTAATTCTTGCACTAACTCTAATGGTGCTTCTGTCACCACTTGCATTAATTACTGCAATAATTATTAAGATAGAATCTAAAGGACCAGTCATATTCAAGCAGACCAGAATAGGCGAAAACATGAAGCCCTTCAGAGTCTATAAGTTCAGAAGCATGAGAATACACGATCCAAAAAAATATTCAAAGTACACGCTGGACAACGACACAAGGGTTACAAAATTTGGAAAGTTCATGAGAAAGACAAGGATTGACGAACTTCCTCAACTCTGGAACATCCTGAAAGGGACAATGAGTTTCATAGGTCCACGTCCAGAATGGGATATTTTAGCAAAGGACTATGCTGAAAAGATAAGCCATTACAACCTGAGACACCTTATAAAGCCAGGAATAACAGGCTGGGCACAGGTAATGTTTCCCTATGGGGAAAGCCTGGAGGATGCGAAGAGGAAACTCGAGTATGATTTGTACTATTTGAAGCATCAAGATCTTATACTCGATGTACTTATTATTATGAAGACAGTTAAAGCTGTCTTATTCGGAAAAGGGAAATAAACTAATTTAAGGAGAATTCTTATGAAGGGAATTATTTTAGCCGGAGGCAGCGGAACTAGATTATATCCGCTTACAAAGTCTATTTCCAAGCAAATTCTGCCTGTTTACGATAAGCCCATGATTTATTATCCTTTATCAGTATTAATGTTAGCAAATATAAAAGAAATTTTAATTATTTCAACTCCTAGAGATTTGCCAGTGTTTGAAGAATTGCTGGGAGATGGAAGTCAATTGGGAATTAAGTTGGAATATAAAATACAAGAATATCCAAATGGATTGGCAGAAGCCTTTCTAATTGGAAAAGAATTTATTGGTAATA
The DNA window shown above is from Leptotrichia wadei and carries:
- a CDS encoding DUF1934 family protein, with protein sequence MKIKIKSLDNFNQNYEKLFELKKVLEQEEKKEYHYSDEYGNCKIIDKGNSIEIYRYGEINSRQIFQSDKNTPFIYITKQFRGKYKIFTKKIKKENGKMMLEYDIIHNNEVINSINLEFQFIK
- the lysS gene encoding lysine--tRNA ligase; the protein is MSNQNQNDNGIIKEKLKKVAELEEIGIEPYGRKYEKVNDIAEINQYDETCDKVFKTAGRIIAFRRMGKNGFGKIQDPTGQIQYYVKKEEVGEDQYEIYKKMGLGDFIGLEGHLFRTKTGELTLRVDSFEVLSKNVRPLPEKFHGLTNVETRYRQRYVDLVMNREVMETMKKRFQVIRFFRSYLEKKGFTEVETPMMHPIAGGATARPFVTHHNALDMELFLRIAPELYLKRLLVGGFEKVFEINRSFRNEGISVKHNPEFTMMELYQAYADFNDMMDLTEDLISSLTFELHGKYEIEYEDKTINLAKPWRRVTMKEAVKEATGFDFDSISSDEEAVEKAKEFGIPLEKDKTYTKFGILNLFFEEKVEETLINPTFITEYPKEISPLSKNQKGETEWVDRFELFISGREFANAYSELNDPRDQKERFEEQVKLKEAGDDEAQGMDLDYIRALEYGMPPAGGLGIGIDRLVMLQTNSASIRDVILFPTLRKEDIEL
- a CDS encoding PepSY domain-containing protein gives rise to the protein MKNKFLKVALLGCLVLGSLSFAGSKDYKKSNFNHKKSSYKRSKITPARAKQIALAKVPGATLRNIKDFEFDEDSYEGEIHYRGYTYEFEIDAYTGRITDWDVDRD
- a CDS encoding flavodoxin: MAKVGIFFGSTTGVTEDIAHKIAEKIDGAEVFNIDGNEDKLEDYDVLLLGTSTWGFGDLQDDWAAVLDDLASKDLSGKKVGYFGSGDQGTFSDTFMDGIAIIDEEIQKTGATIIGKTSTEGYEFSESRAAKDGEFLGLALDEVNQSELTDERIDAWVEQIQKEF
- the epsC gene encoding serine O-acetyltransferase EpsC; this translates as MIIIFKWLVSEINNIAEKDPAVRYKIEVFLYPSLHAVINHKIAHFFQKHKLYFCARLISQISRFFTGIEIHPGAKLGKKVFFDHGMGIVVGETAEIGDNCVIYHGVTLGGVSSSKTKRHPTLKNNVTVGTGAKLLGNIVIGNNVKIGANSVVLKDVPDNAVAVGIPARIIPKTEEDYYMWHI
- the cysK gene encoding cysteine synthase A; translation: MIYENILDLIGNTPVVKLKFLNDENIADIYVKLEKYNIGGSVKDRAALGMIEAAEKEGKLKPGGTIVEPTSGNTGIALALIGKAKGYKVVIVMPDSMSVERRSILAAYGAELILTEGAKGMKGAIAEAEKLAAENGYFLPQQFENPANPAKHYETTAKEILDDFPQIDAFVSGVGTAGTLSGVGKRLKEERPGVKVFAVEPATSAVLSGEQPGKHFQQGLGAGFVPGNYDASLVDEIIKVTNEQAVEFATRASKENGLFIGISSGSAIAAAYEVAKKLGKGKKVVAILPDGGEKYLSIEAFRNSL
- a CDS encoding M3 family oligoendopeptidase, with translation MKFNEYKYEHLDLEKIKKIFSELIESFEKAENVEGQITAFDEIIKLRNHIETMQTLVSVRHSIDTNDEFYDKENEYMDEISPILFGFTNDFYKALVNSKFKDELVKKYGKFLFDLAENTLKTFSPEIIPDAQEENRLSSKYSKLIASAKIDFDGKELNLSQMVPYTQSKDRNVRIEAAKKVAQFFAENQDEFDNIYDSLVKVRTRMAQKMGYKNFVEFGYKQLSRLEYDAKMVEGYRKQVLENIVPLHTELRERQGKRLGLDKLKFYDEAIKFNSGNADPHGSPEWILNNGKTMYKELSKETDEFFTFMTENNLLDLLSKKGKMSGGYCTYIPEHKAPFIFANFNGTSHDIDVLTHEAGHAFQVYQSRGFEVPEYLWPSYEACEIHSMSMEFLTWPWMDLFFENDTDKYKFIHLSEALLFIPYGVTVDEFQHWVYENPEVTPKERREKWIEIEKKYLPTRDYGEVEELKNGIFWFRQGHIFSSPFYYIDYTLAQVCAFQFWIKSRENREKAWQDYLNLCKLGGSKPFFELMKSANLKNPFEEGTLAFVIPKIKEYLDNVDDMNL
- a CDS encoding tyrosine-type recombinase/integrase — its product is MRTMNKNMSISKCMDIWLKNEHNYIKESTYFLYLTIIENHLKTYFKKRKVSTISNKDFQSFVLDKLSCGRLDGRGGLSKKTVKDMTVVLKSVLTFAMKHKIIDRMEFEFKIPKKEKTKEVEVFNFEERRKICKYVKNNLCNQTLGILICICTGLRIGEICALKWEDVDLKTEVININHTIQRIYISTAKKSKVIISSPKTESSRRKIPIASELVPLLQQFKSNSDFYVISGEKKYIEPRTYRKFFKKMLNILKISKLKFHSLRHTFATQAIENGIDYKTVSEILGHASIGITLNLYVHPDLKHKKECLNKIFNNLAK
- a CDS encoding sugar transferase encodes the protein MKLNKDIRIRILYILILYVIYSFLLDKYNYVAKYLTNFIFILFIFIKFIFGQLDFYAERFRYKDVFITLGIDVIFSVVLYAFWKQFNIFYIYLLIFLFQVIFRKIVCSIYMKKQNVLIFGSNHIRNNVQEDIINTLDYNYVGYISNNKSGATKYLIGNYDQMEEIISKKEIDVLVIVKDIKSPDFKKYLKRIFDLKINGLKIINYEEFNEDIQKKIDINQINEEWLLQSNGFDILSNEMQKNMKRGMDLILALTLMVLLSPLALITAIIIKIESKGPVIFKQTRIGENMKPFRVYKFRSMRIHDPKKYSKYTLDNDTRVTKFGKFMRKTRIDELPQLWNILKGTMSFIGPRPEWDILAKDYAEKISHYNLRHLIKPGITGWAQVMFPYGESLEDAKRKLEYDLYYLKHQDLILDVLIIMKTVKAVLFGKGK